A genomic segment from Bacillus cereus G9842 encodes:
- the mtnW gene encoding 2,3-diketo-5-methylthiopentyl-1-phosphate enolase has protein sequence MSGIIATYLIHDDSHNLEKKAEQIALGLTIGSWTHLPQLLQEQLKQHKGNVIHIVELAEHEHTNSYLRKKVKRGIIKIEYPLLNFSPDLPAILTTTFGKLSLDGEVKLIDLTFSDELKKHFPGPKFGIDGIRNLLQVHDRPLLMSIFKGMIGRNIGYLKTQLRDQAIGGVDIVKDDEILFENALTPLTKRIVSGKEVLQSVYETYGHKTLYAVNLTGRTFDLKENAKRAVQAGADILLFNVFAYGLDVLQSLAEDDEIPVPIMAHPAVSGAYSASKLYGISSPLLLGKLLRYAGADFSLFPSPYGSVALEKEEALAISKYLTEDDAFFKKSFSVPSAGIHPGFVPFIVRDFGKDVVINAGGGIHGHPNGAQGGGKAFRTAIEATLQNKPLHEVDDINLHSALQIWGNPSHEVKL, from the coding sequence ATGAGCGGAATTATAGCGACGTATTTAATCCATGATGATTCACATAACTTAGAAAAAAAGGCTGAGCAAATTGCACTTGGTTTAACAATTGGCTCTTGGACTCATTTGCCACAATTATTGCAAGAACAATTAAAGCAACATAAAGGCAACGTCATTCATATTGTGGAATTAGCTGAACATGAACATACAAATTCGTATTTACGTAAAAAAGTAAAACGCGGAATTATTAAAATCGAATATCCGTTATTAAACTTCAGTCCAGATTTACCAGCAATTTTAACGACTACATTTGGAAAGCTATCCCTTGATGGCGAAGTAAAATTAATTGACTTAACTTTTTCAGACGAGTTAAAAAAACATTTTCCTGGGCCAAAATTCGGGATAGATGGTATTCGAAATCTTTTACAAGTGCATGATCGTCCCCTTTTAATGAGTATTTTTAAAGGAATGATTGGACGAAATATTGGGTATTTAAAAACGCAATTACGCGATCAAGCAATTGGTGGTGTAGATATAGTAAAAGATGATGAAATATTATTTGAAAATGCATTAACACCACTTACGAAACGCATTGTATCTGGAAAAGAAGTTTTACAATCCGTATATGAAACATACGGACATAAAACGTTATATGCCGTAAATTTAACAGGACGAACTTTTGATTTAAAAGAAAATGCGAAACGTGCAGTGCAAGCTGGAGCTGATATTCTATTATTTAACGTATTTGCTTACGGACTAGATGTACTACAATCACTTGCAGAAGATGATGAAATCCCAGTTCCTATTATGGCACACCCTGCTGTAAGTGGTGCTTATTCAGCATCTAAGTTATATGGAATTTCATCTCCATTATTACTCGGAAAGCTACTACGCTATGCTGGGGCTGACTTTTCATTATTCCCATCTCCATACGGAAGTGTTGCGCTAGAAAAAGAGGAAGCTCTTGCTATCTCAAAATATTTAACTGAAGACGATGCATTTTTCAAGAAGAGCTTTTCTGTTCCATCTGCTGGTATTCACCCTGGTTTCGTTCCCTTTATTGTACGAGATTTCGGTAAAGATGTTGTTATTAATGCTGGCGGCGGGATACATGGACATCCAAATGGAGCGCAAGGCGGTGGTAAAGCATTCCGTACTGCAATTGAGGCTACTTTGCAAAATAAACCACTCCATGAAGTAGATGACATAAATTTGCATAGTGCACTACAAATATGGGGAAATCCCTCTCATGAGGTGAAATTATGA
- the mtnA gene encoding S-methyl-5-thioribose-1-phosphate isomerase, translated as MSTIVTVPRSVSWKGDAIAVLNQTKLPHSTEYKTLTTIEEVWKSIVMLEVRGAPAIGIVAAFGLALASKKYNTVHIEEFQKKFNRDCNYLGTSRPTAVNLFWAIDRMRESIRGITTIKGAQKTLEEEALRIQQEDEEVCRNIGEYALTCFKDGDNILTICNAGSIATARYGTALAPFYIGKEKGVRLHAYACETRPVLQGGRLTTWELKQANINVTLITDNTAAHAIQTKEIDAIIVGADRIVANGDTANKIGTMNLAILAKYFDIPFYVAAPLSTFDVTKETGAEIIIEERDETEVTKIFGKQVAPIGTNVYNPAFDVTPNELITGIITEKGIISGDYKREIASLFEKQANT; from the coding sequence GTGAGTACAATTGTTACTGTTCCGAGATCTGTAAGCTGGAAAGGTGATGCAATTGCGGTATTAAATCAAACGAAATTGCCGCATAGCACAGAATACAAAACATTGACGACTATTGAAGAGGTTTGGAAAAGCATCGTAATGTTAGAAGTACGAGGAGCGCCTGCAATTGGAATTGTAGCTGCATTTGGCTTGGCGCTTGCATCAAAAAAATATAACACTGTACATATTGAAGAATTTCAAAAGAAGTTTAATAGAGATTGTAATTATTTGGGGACGTCACGCCCGACAGCGGTCAATTTATTTTGGGCAATTGATCGTATGAGAGAATCTATTCGAGGGATTACTACAATAAAAGGAGCACAAAAAACATTAGAAGAAGAAGCGCTTCGCATTCAGCAGGAAGATGAAGAGGTGTGCCGAAATATTGGGGAATATGCGTTAACATGTTTTAAAGATGGCGATAATATTTTAACAATCTGTAACGCTGGAAGTATCGCAACTGCCAGATATGGAACTGCATTAGCTCCCTTTTATATTGGAAAAGAGAAAGGTGTGCGTTTACATGCATATGCGTGTGAAACGAGACCAGTTTTACAAGGTGGTCGCTTAACGACGTGGGAATTGAAGCAAGCAAATATTAATGTGACCCTTATTACAGATAATACTGCAGCTCATGCTATTCAAACGAAAGAAATAGATGCAATTATTGTAGGGGCGGATCGAATTGTCGCAAATGGAGATACGGCAAATAAAATAGGGACAATGAATTTAGCTATTTTAGCAAAGTACTTTGATATCCCATTTTATGTTGCTGCGCCACTGTCAACATTTGATGTTACGAAAGAAACTGGAGCCGAAATAATTATTGAAGAAAGAGATGAAACAGAAGTTACGAAAATCTTTGGAAAACAAGTAGCACCAATCGGAACGAATGTTTATAACCCTGCATTTGACGTAACACCGAACGAATTAATTACAGGAATTATTACTGAGAAAGGTATTATAAGCGGGGATTATAAAAGAGAAATTGCATCATTATTTGAAAAACAGGCTAATACATAA
- a CDS encoding YvrJ family protein produces MEEWIKMIGNVGFPIVVTLYLLHRIESKLEGVIVAIEKLPRQLLKYEDPRDKK; encoded by the coding sequence ATGGAAGAGTGGATCAAGATGATAGGTAATGTAGGGTTTCCAATTGTTGTAACATTATATTTACTCCACCGTATTGAAAGTAAATTAGAGGGGGTAATTGTTGCAATTGAGAAGCTCCCGCGGCAATTACTAAAGTACGAAGATCCTCGCGATAAAAAATAA
- a CDS encoding 3-hydroxybutyrate dehydrogenase, with product MVTNRVVFLTGAASGIGYEVGSTFAKEGAKVVITDRLEERAKEAAEQLQNEGFQAIGLKCDVTSEEEITAAISQTVDHFGSLDILINNAGMQHVSPIEDFPTEKFELLIQIMQIAPFIAIKHAFPIMKQQKYGRIINVASINGLVGFAGKAAYNSAKHGVIGLTKVAALEGATHGITVNALCPGYVDTPLVRNQLQDLATTRNVPLENVLEDVIYPLVPQKRLLQVQEIADYAMFLASEKAKGITGQAVVIDGGYTAQ from the coding sequence ATGGTTACAAATCGAGTTGTCTTTTTAACAGGTGCTGCGAGTGGTATTGGATATGAAGTGGGAAGTACTTTTGCAAAAGAAGGTGCAAAAGTTGTGATTACTGATCGCCTTGAAGAACGTGCGAAAGAAGCTGCTGAACAATTACAAAATGAAGGTTTTCAAGCTATCGGTTTAAAATGTGACGTTACATCTGAAGAGGAAATTACAGCAGCAATTTCTCAAACAGTTGATCATTTCGGTTCATTAGATATATTAATTAACAACGCAGGAATGCAACACGTTTCACCCATTGAAGACTTTCCAACTGAAAAGTTCGAGCTGCTAATTCAAATTATGCAAATTGCTCCGTTTATCGCAATTAAGCATGCCTTTCCGATTATGAAACAACAAAAATATGGTCGTATTATTAATGTCGCTTCTATTAACGGCCTGGTCGGGTTTGCTGGAAAAGCTGCCTATAATAGTGCAAAACATGGCGTAATTGGATTAACAAAAGTTGCCGCTTTAGAAGGTGCTACGCATGGTATTACTGTTAATGCCCTTTGCCCTGGTTATGTCGATACCCCTCTTGTACGTAATCAACTACAAGACTTAGCTACTACACGAAATGTACCACTTGAAAATGTTTTAGAAGATGTCATTTATCCACTTGTACCACAGAAGCGTTTGCTACAAGTACAAGAAATCGCTGATTATGCTATGTTTTTAGCGAGTGAAAAAGCGAAAGGTATAACTGGTCAAGCTGTCGTTATCGATGGTGGCTATACTGCTCAATAA
- a CDS encoding 1,2-dihydroxy-3-keto-5-methylthiopentene dioxygenase, translating to MAQIRIHEVNTRIENEVEVSKFLQEEGVLYEKWNISKLPTHLNENYSLTDENKAEILAVFSKEIADVSASRGYKAHDVISLSNSTPNLDELLINFQKEHHHTDDEVRFIVSGHGIFAIEGKDGKFFDVELEPGDLISVPENARHYFTLQDDRQVVAIRIFVTTEGWVPIY from the coding sequence ATGGCGCAAATTCGTATTCATGAAGTAAATACTCGCATTGAAAATGAAGTGGAAGTATCTAAATTTCTACAAGAGGAAGGCGTTTTATATGAGAAATGGAACATTTCTAAACTTCCTACTCATTTAAATGAAAATTATTCGTTAACAGATGAAAACAAAGCTGAAATATTAGCTGTTTTTTCAAAAGAAATCGCTGATGTTTCAGCAAGTCGAGGTTATAAAGCACATGATGTAATTTCACTTTCAAATAGCACACCTAACCTTGACGAATTATTAATTAATTTCCAAAAAGAACATCATCATACAGATGACGAAGTTCGCTTTATCGTCAGTGGTCATGGCATTTTCGCTATTGAAGGCAAAGATGGGAAATTCTTTGATGTTGAACTTGAGCCAGGCGATCTCATATCTGTTCCTGAAAATGCAAGACATTATTTTACCTTGCAAGATGATCGTCAAGTTGTAGCTATTCGTATTTTTGTGACAACTGAAGGCTGGGTTCCAATCTATTAA
- a CDS encoding methylthioribulose 1-phosphate dehydratase, which yields MKQLFRQWYDLSEIKKELTTRNWFPATSGNISIKVSHEPLTFLITASGKDKTKTTPDDFLLVDHVGVPVLETELRPSAETILHTHIYNNTNAGCVLHVHTTDNNVITNLYSDAVTLQNQEIIKALDIWEEGATIHIPIIENHAHIPTLGENFRKHIKGDSGAVLIRNHGITVWGRDSFDAKKRLEAYEFLFQFHIKLLSIQGGVSNGANSYS from the coding sequence ATGAAACAACTTTTTCGTCAATGGTATGACTTAAGCGAGATAAAAAAAGAATTAACAACTCGAAATTGGTTCCCAGCAACAAGTGGTAATATTTCTATAAAAGTTAGTCATGAGCCACTTACTTTTCTCATTACAGCAAGCGGTAAAGATAAAACAAAAACCACTCCAGATGATTTTCTATTAGTAGATCATGTAGGAGTTCCTGTTTTAGAGACTGAATTACGCCCTTCAGCAGAAACAATATTGCATACACATATTTATAACAATACGAATGCCGGGTGCGTACTTCATGTTCATACAACTGATAATAATGTCATCACAAATTTATATAGTGATGCAGTTACCCTTCAAAATCAAGAAATTATTAAAGCTCTCGATATTTGGGAAGAAGGTGCAACAATTCACATTCCTATTATCGAAAACCATGCCCATATCCCAACGCTTGGAGAAAACTTCCGAAAGCATATAAAAGGTGATTCAGGAGCAGTATTAATCCGTAACCACGGTATTACCGTATGGGGCCGAGATAGCTTTGATGCAAAGAAAAGATTAGAAGCTTATGAGTTTTTATTCCAATTTCATATAAAACTATTATCAATTCAAGGAGGCGTTTCTAATGGCGCAAATTCGTATTCATGA
- the mtnK gene encoding S-methyl-5-thioribose kinase — MGYYSLTEITAVQYAKDHGYFEAKANVVCHEIGDGNLNYVFKLDDGEKSIIIKQALPYAKVVGESWPLSIKRATIESKALQIFAQYVPDYVPAVYSHDEELAITVIEDLSRLTITRKGLIGGEEYPLLSQHIGRFLAHVLFYTSDFGLQSEEKRVLEGTFVNPDLCKITEDLVFTDPFGHYDTNDYEPDLQLVVDELWSDKTLKLKVAQYKYKFLTRKETLIHGDLHTGSIFSSPSETKVIDPEFATYGPFGFDIGQFIANLLLNALSREEEKRSVLFFHIEKTWSYFVETFTKLWIGEGVEVYTKEKQWLPIILQNIFTDAVGFAGCELIRRTIGLAHVADLDEIENKETRIQAKKQALSLGKELIKYESKSADIQLFRTLFQQTVSGGVKA, encoded by the coding sequence ATGGGATATTATTCATTAACAGAAATAACAGCTGTACAATATGCGAAAGATCATGGCTATTTTGAAGCGAAGGCAAATGTCGTTTGTCATGAAATTGGAGACGGAAACTTAAATTACGTGTTCAAATTAGATGATGGAGAGAAATCAATTATAATAAAACAAGCACTGCCCTATGCGAAAGTAGTTGGTGAAAGCTGGCCATTGTCTATAAAAAGAGCAACGATTGAAAGTAAGGCCTTACAAATTTTTGCGCAGTATGTACCGGATTATGTTCCAGCAGTGTACAGTCATGATGAAGAGTTAGCGATAACGGTAATAGAAGACTTATCAAGACTAACAATTACAAGAAAAGGATTAATAGGCGGAGAAGAATATCCGCTTTTATCCCAGCATATCGGCCGTTTTCTAGCACATGTTTTATTTTATACTTCAGATTTTGGTTTACAGTCAGAAGAGAAGAGGGTACTAGAAGGTACCTTTGTAAATCCGGACCTTTGTAAAATTACAGAGGATTTAGTGTTTACAGATCCGTTTGGACATTATGATACAAATGATTATGAGCCAGATTTACAGCTCGTGGTTGATGAACTTTGGAGTGATAAAACTTTAAAACTAAAAGTAGCACAATATAAATATAAGTTCTTAACAAGAAAAGAAACTCTTATTCATGGTGATTTACATACTGGTAGTATTTTTTCGTCACCTTCTGAAACGAAAGTGATTGATCCAGAATTTGCGACATATGGCCCATTTGGATTTGACATAGGTCAATTTATTGCAAATCTATTATTAAATGCTTTATCTAGAGAAGAAGAAAAAAGAAGTGTACTATTTTTCCATATAGAAAAGACGTGGAGTTATTTTGTAGAGACTTTTACAAAGTTATGGATTGGAGAAGGTGTAGAAGTATATACGAAAGAAAAACAATGGTTACCAATTATTTTGCAAAATATCTTTACTGATGCAGTTGGATTTGCCGGATGTGAACTGATTCGTAGAACAATTGGTTTAGCTCATGTAGCAGATTTAGATGAAATAGAAAATAAAGAAACAAGAATTCAAGCTAAGAAGCAAGCGCTATCCTTAGGTAAAGAACTAATAAAATATGAATCTAAAAGTGCAGATATTCAACTGTTTCGAACATTATTTCAACAGACAGTTTCAGGGGGCGTAAAAGCGTGA
- the mtnX gene encoding 2-hydroxy-3-keto-5-methylthiopentenyl-1-phosphate phosphatase has translation MSIQVFCDFDGTITNNDNIMSIMEKFAPPEAEEVKNRILSQELSIQEGVSQLFRLIPTHLHDEIIQFLIETAELRNGFHEFIQFVNENNISFYVISGGMDFFVYPLLQGLIPKEQIYCNETDFSNEYITVNWPHPCDHHCQNHCGLCKSSLIRKLSDTNDFHIVIGDSITDLQAAKQADKVFARDFLITKCAENYIAYTPFETFHDIQNELKHLLEVKS, from the coding sequence ATGAGTATTCAAGTATTTTGTGATTTCGATGGCACGATTACAAATAATGATAACATTATGTCCATTATGGAAAAATTCGCACCACCAGAAGCTGAAGAAGTAAAGAATAGAATTTTATCACAAGAGCTATCTATTCAAGAAGGTGTTTCTCAATTATTTCGATTAATACCTACTCATCTGCACGATGAAATTATTCAATTTTTAATAGAAACTGCTGAACTTCGTAATGGTTTTCATGAATTTATACAATTTGTAAATGAAAATAACATTTCTTTTTACGTTATATCAGGTGGAATGGATTTCTTCGTCTATCCACTCTTACAAGGACTCATTCCAAAAGAGCAAATTTACTGTAATGAAACAGATTTTTCAAATGAATACATTACGGTGAATTGGCCTCATCCTTGTGATCATCATTGTCAAAATCATTGCGGATTATGTAAATCATCTCTCATCCGTAAATTGAGTGATACGAATGACTTCCATATTGTGATTGGAGATTCAATTACTGATTTACAAGCTGCGAAACAAGCAGATAAAGTATTTGCTCGTGACTTCCTTATTACAAAGTGTGCAGAGAATTATATTGCTTATACACCGTTTGAAACATTCCATGATATTCAAAATGAATTAAAACATTTGTTGGAGGTGAAATCATGA
- a CDS encoding pyridoxal phosphate-dependent aminotransferase produces MKLFQPSEIVTSLPTQFFASLVAKVNKFVAAGHDVINLGQGNPDQPTPQHIVKALQDAAEKTIHHKYPPFRGHESLKEAVATFYQREYDVVVNPKTEVAILFGGKAGLVELPVCFTNPGDSILVPDPGYPDYLSGVALAKAQFETMPLIAENNFLPDYTKINNSIAERAKLMFLNYPNNPTGATASKDFFDATIHFANKHNILVVHDFAYGAIGFDGQKPVSFLQADGAKNTGIEIYTLSKTFNMAGWRIAFAVGNESVIETINLLQDHMYVSIFGAVQDAAREALLSSQSCVIDLVNSYESRRNALISACQSIGWNVDIPTGSFFAWLPVPKGYTSEQFADILLEKAHVAVAPGVGFGEHGEGYIRVGLLHTEDRLREAINRIDKLNFFKK; encoded by the coding sequence ATGAAATTATTTCAACCTTCTGAGATAGTAACATCATTGCCAACACAATTTTTCGCTTCACTTGTTGCAAAAGTTAACAAATTCGTTGCAGCTGGTCACGATGTTATTAATCTAGGTCAAGGTAATCCAGATCAACCAACACCGCAGCATATCGTAAAAGCTTTACAAGATGCTGCAGAAAAGACCATTCATCATAAATATCCGCCATTTCGCGGACATGAAAGTTTAAAAGAAGCCGTGGCAACATTCTATCAACGTGAATATGATGTAGTAGTAAATCCGAAAACTGAAGTTGCTATATTGTTTGGTGGAAAGGCTGGATTAGTAGAATTACCAGTTTGTTTTACAAACCCTGGTGATTCGATTCTCGTTCCAGATCCAGGCTATCCAGATTATTTATCAGGAGTTGCTTTAGCAAAAGCACAATTTGAAACAATGCCGCTTATTGCAGAAAATAACTTTTTACCAGATTACACAAAAATTAATAACTCTATTGCCGAGCGTGCAAAATTAATGTTTTTAAACTATCCAAATAATCCTACAGGTGCTACTGCATCAAAAGATTTTTTTGATGCAACTATTCATTTTGCTAATAAACATAATATATTAGTGGTTCATGATTTTGCTTACGGTGCGATTGGATTCGATGGTCAAAAACCTGTTAGTTTCTTGCAAGCAGACGGTGCTAAAAATACAGGTATTGAAATTTACACTCTATCGAAAACTTTCAATATGGCTGGCTGGCGTATTGCTTTTGCAGTAGGGAATGAAAGTGTCATTGAAACCATTAACTTATTACAAGATCATATGTATGTTAGTATTTTTGGTGCAGTTCAAGATGCTGCCCGCGAAGCACTATTAAGTTCACAGTCTTGCGTAATAGACCTTGTAAATAGTTACGAATCTCGACGAAACGCTCTTATTTCGGCTTGTCAATCAATTGGTTGGAATGTAGACATTCCAACAGGGTCATTCTTTGCATGGCTTCCTGTTCCAAAAGGATATACCTCTGAGCAATTTGCTGATATTTTACTAGAAAAAGCACATGTTGCAGTTGCTCCTGGTGTTGGATTTGGTGAACATGGCGAAGGGTATATCCGTGTTGGTCTCTTGCATACAGAAGATAGATTACGGGAAGCCATTAATCGAATTGATAAATTAAATTTTTTCAAAAAGTAA
- a CDS encoding carbon-nitrogen family hydrolase has translation MKVVTILVTNDIIFPVFCKEKNKNGAEKMKVACIQMDIVFGDVEKNIENAKNKISEAMKERPDVIVLPELWTTGYDLARLSEIADRDGLETKEKLKEWSKQYGVHIVGGSIAKQTEQGVTNTMYVVNKEGELVNEYSKVHLFQLMDEHKYLIAGNSTGEFKLDDVECAGTICYDIRFPEWMRVHTAKGSKVLFVVAEWPLVRLAHWRLLLQARAVENQCYVVACNRAGKDPNNEFAGHSLIVDPWGEVVVEANEEESILFGELVFEKIKEVRKGIPVFADRRPELYK, from the coding sequence TTGAAAGTTGTTACAATTCTAGTGACAAATGATATAATCTTTCCAGTATTTTGTAAAGAGAAAAATAAGAATGGGGCTGAAAAAATGAAAGTCGCATGTATTCAAATGGATATTGTTTTTGGAGATGTAGAAAAAAATATTGAGAATGCTAAAAATAAAATAAGCGAAGCGATGAAGGAGAGACCGGATGTTATTGTCTTACCAGAATTATGGACAACAGGATATGATTTAGCAAGACTTTCTGAAATTGCAGATAGGGATGGATTGGAAACGAAAGAAAAGTTGAAAGAATGGTCGAAACAATATGGTGTACATATTGTTGGTGGTTCCATAGCGAAGCAAACAGAGCAAGGTGTTACAAATACAATGTATGTGGTAAACAAGGAAGGAGAACTAGTCAATGAATATAGTAAAGTGCATTTATTTCAGCTTATGGATGAACATAAATATTTAATCGCTGGAAATAGTACAGGTGAATTTAAGTTAGATGATGTAGAGTGCGCCGGCACAATTTGTTATGACATTCGTTTTCCAGAGTGGATGCGCGTTCATACTGCAAAAGGTTCAAAAGTTTTATTTGTTGTAGCAGAATGGCCATTAGTTCGTTTAGCACATTGGCGTTTGCTATTGCAAGCAAGAGCAGTTGAAAATCAATGTTATGTTGTTGCCTGTAATAGGGCAGGAAAGGATCCGAATAATGAGTTTGCCGGTCATTCTTTAATTGTCGATCCTTGGGGCGAGGTTGTTGTAGAAGCAAATGAAGAAGAATCAATTTTATTTGGAGAGCTTGTATTCGAGAAAATTAAAGAAGTACGTAAAGGAATTCCAGTTTTTGCGGATCGTCGTCCAGAATTATACAAATAA